One stretch of Aquipuribacter sp. SD81 DNA includes these proteins:
- the metX gene encoding homoserine O-acetyltransferase MetX, giving the protein MAAWQDGDPVGARRFLDVGTVDLEHGGTLPGVRVAYETWGEPRLDAGGHVSNAVLVLHALTGDSHVVGPAGPGHASPGWWEGVVGPGLAVDTDRWFVVAPNVLGGCQGTTGPATPAPDGRPWGSRFPAVSVRDQVAVEARLADHLRVRTWALVVGGSMGGMRAVEWAVGLPGRVERLAVLASTAAASGDQIAWAAPQLAAVTGDPAWRGGDYHDGPDAGPVTGLGVARRIAHATYRSRWELDTRFGRDAQPGEDPLTGGRYAVESYLDHQAGKLARRFDAGSYVVLTRAMNGHDVGRGRGGTEAALARVRARTTVAGVDSDRLYPLEQQEHLARHVPGARLVVVRSRYGHDGFLVETAQVSRLLADVLADSSAEAPGGGPADVLDPHPATDASATCVP; this is encoded by the coding sequence GTGGCGGCCTGGCAGGACGGGGACCCGGTCGGCGCACGGCGCTTCCTCGACGTCGGGACGGTCGACCTGGAGCACGGCGGCACGCTGCCTGGCGTCCGGGTCGCCTACGAGACGTGGGGCGAGCCCCGGCTCGACGCCGGCGGCCACGTGAGCAACGCGGTCCTCGTCCTGCACGCCCTCACCGGCGACTCCCACGTCGTCGGTCCCGCCGGCCCGGGGCACGCCTCGCCCGGCTGGTGGGAGGGCGTCGTCGGTCCCGGGCTCGCGGTCGACACCGACCGCTGGTTCGTCGTGGCGCCCAACGTGCTCGGGGGCTGCCAGGGCACGACCGGCCCCGCCACGCCCGCCCCGGACGGACGGCCGTGGGGCAGCCGGTTCCCCGCCGTGTCCGTGCGCGACCAGGTGGCGGTCGAGGCCCGGCTCGCCGACCACCTGCGCGTGCGGACGTGGGCGCTCGTGGTCGGCGGCTCCATGGGCGGGATGCGGGCCGTGGAGTGGGCGGTCGGGCTGCCCGGGCGGGTCGAGCGGCTCGCGGTCCTCGCGAGCACGGCCGCCGCCTCCGGCGACCAGATCGCGTGGGCGGCGCCGCAGCTGGCGGCCGTCACCGGCGACCCGGCGTGGCGCGGCGGGGACTACCACGACGGTCCCGACGCCGGTCCGGTCACCGGACTGGGGGTCGCGCGGCGCATCGCCCACGCCACCTACCGGTCCCGCTGGGAGCTCGACACCCGCTTCGGCCGCGACGCGCAGCCCGGCGAGGACCCGCTGACCGGCGGCCGCTACGCGGTGGAGTCCTACCTCGACCACCAGGCCGGCAAGCTCGCGCGGCGCTTCGACGCCGGCAGCTACGTCGTCCTCACCCGGGCGATGAACGGGCACGACGTCGGCCGGGGTCGCGGGGGCACCGAGGCCGCGCTCGCCCGCGTCCGGGCGCGCACGACCGTCGCCGGCGTGGACTCCGACCGGCTGTACCCGCTGGAGCAGCAGGAGCACCTCGCCCGGCACGTGCCCGGGGCGAGGCTCGTCGTCGTGCGGTCGCGTTACGGCCACGACGGCTTCCTCGTCGAGACCGCCCAGGTCTCGCGCCTGCTCGCCGACGTCCTCGCCGACTCGTCGGCCGAGGCGCCCGGGGGCGGCCCGGCCGACGTGCTCGACCCCCACCCGGCGACCGACGCCTCAGCGACCTGCGTGCCCTGA
- a CDS encoding NUDIX domain-containing protein codes for MAWRDGDGWVACRCGRRHWGRHGAAGLVLLRPAGPRAGAATSSHVLLQHRARWVHDGGTWAVPGGARDSHEDVVAAALREAAEEVGVEPADVRVAATLTGTDHVDWRYDYVLGLLAPGARLGDGNEETEALAWRPLAAVPELPLHAGLARDWGRVAGLAERLLTAAGAGEPGDGFGDGLGGSGHAGR; via the coding sequence GTGGCGTGGCGGGACGGCGACGGTTGGGTCGCCTGCCGCTGCGGCCGCCGCCACTGGGGCCGGCACGGTGCCGCGGGCCTCGTGCTGCTGCGCCCCGCCGGACCCCGCGCCGGCGCGGCGACGTCGTCGCACGTCCTGCTGCAGCACCGCGCCCGATGGGTGCACGACGGCGGCACGTGGGCCGTGCCGGGCGGTGCACGCGACAGCCACGAGGACGTCGTCGCGGCGGCGCTGCGCGAGGCCGCGGAGGAGGTCGGCGTCGAGCCGGCCGACGTCCGGGTCGCGGCGACCCTCACGGGGACCGACCACGTCGACTGGCGCTACGACTACGTGCTCGGGCTCCTCGCGCCCGGCGCGCGGCTCGGGGACGGCAACGAGGAGACCGAGGCGCTCGCGTGGCGCCCCCTCGCGGCGGTGCCCGAGCTGCCGCTGCACGCCGGGCTGGCCCGCGACTGGGGCCGCGTGGCGGGACTGGCCGAGCGGCTGCTCACCGCTGCGGGAGCCGGCGAGCCCGGTGACGGGTTCGGGGACGGGCTCGGGGGCTCAGGGCACGCAGGTCGCTGA
- a CDS encoding universal stress protein, with translation MAVVVGYLPSREGRAALAHGVDAAARHGARLVVVSSKEDTTEAVQQDLEPYTARLHEHGLAYEVRHLPRSADPADDLLAVAEEVEATVIVIGLRRRSPVGKLILGSNAQRILLDATCPVLAVKGDDVRA, from the coding sequence ATGGCCGTCGTGGTGGGGTACCTGCCGAGCCGTGAGGGCCGTGCGGCTCTCGCGCACGGCGTGGACGCGGCGGCGCGCCACGGCGCACGGCTCGTGGTGGTGAGCAGCAAGGAGGACACCACCGAGGCCGTGCAGCAGGACCTGGAGCCCTACACCGCGCGGCTGCACGAGCACGGTCTCGCCTACGAGGTGCGGCACCTGCCGCGCAGCGCGGACCCGGCCGACGACCTCCTCGCCGTCGCGGAGGAGGTCGAGGCGACCGTGATCGTCATCGGGCTGCGCCGCCGCTCGCCGGTGGGCAAGCTCATCCTCGGCTCCAACGCGCAGCGCATCCTGCTCGACGCGACGTGCCCCGTGCTCGCGGTCAAGGGCGACGACGTCCGCGCCTGA
- a CDS encoding HhH-GPD-type base excision DNA repair protein yields MPQLHLTQDDAADALLSRDPFALLVGMLLDQQIRMETAFAGPERIRSRLPGAPDRLDPAVLAALPEADLAALMAGPPAVHRYHGSMGRRLQDLARAVVDDHGGDAARIWVDAADGPDLLRRVRALPGFGEQKARIFVALLGKQLGVRPDGWREAAGEYGEDGVHRSVADVVDEASTARVREFKQQRKAAARG; encoded by the coding sequence GTGCCGCAGCTGCACCTCACCCAGGACGACGCCGCCGACGCCCTGCTCAGCCGCGACCCGTTCGCGCTGCTGGTCGGGATGCTGCTGGACCAGCAGATCCGCATGGAGACCGCCTTCGCGGGGCCCGAGCGCATCCGCAGCCGGCTGCCGGGAGCACCGGACCGGCTCGACCCGGCCGTGCTCGCCGCGCTGCCCGAGGCGGACCTCGCCGCGCTCATGGCGGGTCCGCCGGCCGTCCACCGCTACCACGGCAGCATGGGCCGTCGCCTGCAGGACCTCGCCCGGGCCGTCGTCGACGACCACGGCGGTGACGCCGCCCGGATCTGGGTCGACGCGGCCGACGGGCCGGACCTGCTGCGCCGGGTGAGGGCCCTGCCGGGCTTCGGCGAGCAGAAGGCGCGCATCTTCGTCGCGCTGCTCGGCAAGCAGCTGGGGGTGCGCCCGGACGGGTGGCGCGAGGCGGCCGGTGAGTACGGCGAGGACGGCGTGCACCGCTCGGTCGCCGACGTCGTCGACGAGGCCTCGACCGCCCGGGTGCGGGAGTTCAAGCAGCAGCGGAAGGCCGCGGCCCGCGGCTGA
- a CDS encoding RNA polymerase sigma factor — protein sequence MSSEHENRSLQEILRHPALERMRERIGGGEPVQAHHLRDVVVEAQVPAARIKAVMADLVSAGLDMGAIGGALQQLPTARRSRKAVAAARTRTPSTTATIDDGTVVSMETRARGAGTAVLDDEDAPVAGTTAAAKKAAPKKAAPKKAAAKKAAPKKAAGGAGPAKGAAKSAAGTTEAASTDESVADEDLPTDVEPDLSEVDEAADDSSDDSTDDSTDDSTDDAAPETADDAGDDEPADGATPATGTPGPATAAAEAFVLTTKDDDDPAPTVVQAGATADPVKDYLKQIGKVALLNAEQEVELAKRIEAGLFAEERLTNDAEPLDSRVKRELWWIAEDGRRAKNHLLEANLRLVVSLAKRYTGRGMLFLDLIQEGNLGLIRAVEKFDYTKGYKFSTYATWWIRQAITRAMADQARTIRIPVHMVEVINKLARVQRQMLQDLGREPTPEELAVELDMTPEKVVEVQKYGREPISLHTPLGEDGDSEFGDLIEDSEAVVPADAVSFTLLQEQLHSVLDTLSEREAGVVSMRFGLTDGQPKTLDEIGKVYGVTRERIRQIESKTMSKLRHPSRSQVLRDYLD from the coding sequence GTGTCGTCGGAGCACGAGAACCGTTCCCTGCAGGAGATCCTGCGCCACCCCGCGCTCGAGCGCATGCGCGAGCGCATCGGGGGTGGTGAGCCGGTCCAGGCCCACCACCTGCGCGACGTCGTGGTGGAGGCCCAGGTGCCCGCCGCCCGCATCAAGGCGGTGATGGCCGACCTGGTGTCGGCGGGACTGGACATGGGGGCGATCGGCGGGGCGCTGCAGCAGCTGCCCACGGCGCGCCGCAGCCGCAAGGCCGTCGCCGCCGCGCGCACACGCACCCCCTCGACGACGGCGACGATCGACGACGGGACGGTGGTCAGCATGGAGACACGCGCACGGGGCGCGGGCACCGCGGTGCTGGACGACGAGGACGCGCCGGTGGCCGGCACCACGGCCGCCGCGAAGAAGGCGGCCCCCAAGAAGGCGGCCCCGAAGAAGGCGGCGGCGAAGAAGGCCGCCCCCAAGAAGGCCGCCGGCGGCGCCGGTCCGGCCAAGGGTGCGGCGAAGTCGGCCGCGGGCACGACCGAGGCCGCGAGCACGGACGAGTCCGTCGCCGACGAGGACCTGCCGACCGACGTCGAGCCCGACCTCAGCGAGGTCGACGAGGCCGCGGACGACTCCAGCGACGACTCCACCGACGACTCCACCGACGACTCCACCGACGACGCGGCGCCCGAGACCGCGGACGACGCGGGCGACGACGAGCCCGCGGACGGTGCGACGCCGGCCACGGGCACGCCCGGCCCGGCGACCGCCGCCGCCGAGGCCTTCGTCCTCACGACGAAGGACGACGACGACCCCGCGCCGACCGTCGTGCAGGCGGGCGCGACCGCCGACCCGGTCAAGGACTACCTCAAGCAGATCGGCAAGGTCGCGCTCCTCAACGCCGAGCAGGAGGTGGAGCTCGCCAAGCGCATCGAGGCGGGCCTGTTCGCCGAGGAGCGGCTGACGAACGACGCCGAGCCCCTCGACAGCCGCGTCAAGCGCGAGCTGTGGTGGATCGCCGAGGACGGCCGGCGGGCCAAGAACCACCTGCTCGAGGCCAACCTGCGCCTCGTCGTCAGCCTGGCCAAGCGCTACACCGGCCGCGGCATGCTGTTCCTCGACCTCATCCAGGAGGGCAACCTCGGCCTCATCCGCGCGGTCGAGAAGTTCGACTACACCAAGGGCTACAAGTTCTCCACGTACGCCACGTGGTGGATCCGGCAGGCGATCACCCGTGCCATGGCCGACCAGGCGCGGACCATCCGCATCCCGGTCCACATGGTCGAGGTCATCAACAAGCTCGCCCGCGTGCAGCGGCAGATGCTCCAGGACCTGGGCCGCGAGCCCACGCCGGAAGAGCTGGCGGTCGAGCTCGACATGACGCCGGAGAAGGTCGTCGAGGTGCAGAAGTACGGGCGCGAGCCCATCTCGCTGCACACCCCGCTCGGCGAGGACGGCGACAGCGAGTTCGGCGACCTCATCGAGGACTCCGAGGCCGTCGTGCCCGCGGACGCCGTGAGCTTCACGCTCCTGCAGGAACAGCTGCACTCGGTGCTCGACACCCTGTCCGAGCGCGAGGCGGGGGTCGTGAGCATGCGCTTCGGGCTCACCGACGGCCAGCCGAAGACGCTCGACGAGATCGGCAAGGTGTACGGCGTCACGCGCGAGCGGATCCGGCAGATCGAGTCGAAGACGATGTCGAAGCTGCGCCACCCCAGCCGGTCGCAGGTCCTGCGCGACTACCTGGACTGA
- a CDS encoding DUF456 domain-containing protein, with protein sequence MAGVADLLDPREWVVAAALVAMVVGLVGIVVPVLPGLALVNAAFLGFALYERDAWAWTGLAVSLALWAAAAVLQYYVPGKRLLAAGIPSWVLLVAGLAGVVGFFVVPVLGLPLFFVGAVYLVQSYRARHLGRSLGSTWQAVVAVVTSQAIELAAGVAGVVLFVVVVLV encoded by the coding sequence GTGGCCGGTGTCGCGGATCTGCTCGACCCGAGGGAGTGGGTGGTCGCGGCCGCGCTCGTCGCGATGGTCGTGGGGCTCGTAGGGATCGTCGTCCCCGTGCTGCCCGGGCTCGCCCTCGTCAACGCCGCCTTCCTCGGCTTCGCCCTGTACGAGCGCGACGCCTGGGCGTGGACCGGCCTCGCGGTGTCGCTCGCGCTGTGGGCCGCCGCGGCGGTGCTGCAGTACTACGTGCCGGGGAAGCGGCTGCTCGCGGCGGGCATCCCGTCGTGGGTGCTGCTGGTGGCGGGGCTCGCGGGCGTCGTCGGGTTCTTCGTCGTGCCCGTGCTGGGGCTGCCGCTGTTCTTCGTCGGCGCCGTCTACCTCGTGCAGTCCTACCGCGCCCGCCACCTCGGCCGCTCGCTCGGCTCGACGTGGCAGGCGGTGGTCGCCGTCGTCACGTCGCAGGCGATCGAGCTCGCGGCCGGGGTGGCGGGCGTCGTGCTGTTCGTGGTGGTCGTGCTCGTCTGA
- a CDS encoding DUF7455 domain-containing protein, which yields MCIRLPAKGGTHDMTTMTAPALNAADRCDRCGAQAYVKAVLPGGGELLFCGHHGRQFAPTLEAQGAEVHDETTRLTEDPVG from the coding sequence ATGTGCATCCGTCTCCCCGCGAAGGGCGGTACCCACGACATGACGACGATGACGGCCCCGGCCCTGAACGCCGCCGACCGCTGCGACCGCTGCGGCGCGCAGGCCTACGTCAAGGCAGTCCTGCCCGGCGGCGGCGAGCTGCTGTTCTGCGGCCACCACGGCCGGCAGTTCGCCCCGACCCTCGAGGCGCAGGGCGCCGAGGTCCACGACGAGACGACGCGGCTGACCGAGGACCCGGTCGGCTGA
- a CDS encoding DNA gyrase/topoisomerase IV subunit B, giving the protein MSETTTRRRAGADEPSYNARHLSVLEGLEAVRKRPGMYIGSTDTRGLMHCLWELIDNSVDEALAGHATRVDVLLHDDGSAEVRDDGRGVPVDTEPRTGLSGVEVVYTKLHAGGKFGGASYAASGGLHGVGASVVNALSARLDVEVDRGGRTHTMRFRRGEPGEWTDAGGPSPDSPFAPFTEASRLAVTGKVARARTGTRVRFWPDPQVFVKGARFERDGLVGRLRQTAHLVPGLTLAVTDQRVQDGGAGDAAGDGPWRQEFRFDGGIGEYVDYLARGEAVAGTWRLQGAGEFTETVPVLDATGRLESREVDRVCEVDVALQWGTGYETTVRSFVNVVSTPHGGTHLAGFEQALLRTVRAQVQANARRLKVAAKDGSERVEKDDVLAGLTAVVAVRLPEPQFEGQTKEVLGTPAVRQIVAKVVERELTELLTSTKREHKAPAAALLDKVVGEMRARVAARVQRDNQRRKNALESSSLPAKLKDCRSNDVERSELFIVEGDSALGTAMSARSSEFQALLPIRGKILNVQKASVADMLRNAECASIIQVIGGGSGRTFDLDAVRYGRIVIMTDADVDGAHIRTLLLTLFFRYMRPLVDAGRVYAAVPPLHRVEVGSGKGKEVRYTYSDAELARVVREAERRGRTVKQPVQRYKGLGEMDAHQLSETTMDVRHRTLRRVRVQDAEAAERVFELLMGSEVAPRKDFIVTEADRLDRDRIDA; this is encoded by the coding sequence GTGTCCGAGACGACGACCCGCCGCCGCGCAGGAGCCGACGAGCCGTCGTACAACGCCCGCCACCTGTCGGTGCTCGAGGGCCTGGAGGCGGTCCGCAAGCGCCCCGGCATGTACATCGGCTCCACCGACACCCGCGGCCTCATGCACTGCCTGTGGGAGCTCATCGACAACTCCGTCGACGAGGCGCTCGCCGGGCACGCCACGCGCGTGGACGTGCTGCTGCACGACGACGGCTCGGCGGAGGTCCGCGACGACGGACGCGGAGTGCCGGTCGACACCGAGCCGCGGACCGGCCTGAGCGGGGTGGAGGTCGTCTACACGAAGCTGCACGCCGGCGGGAAGTTCGGCGGCGCCTCCTACGCGGCCTCCGGCGGCCTCCACGGCGTCGGCGCGAGCGTCGTCAACGCGCTGTCGGCGCGCCTGGACGTGGAGGTCGACCGGGGCGGGCGCACCCACACCATGCGGTTCCGGCGCGGGGAGCCGGGGGAGTGGACCGACGCGGGCGGGCCCTCGCCGGACTCGCCCTTCGCACCCTTCACCGAGGCGTCGCGGCTCGCGGTCACCGGCAAGGTGGCGAGGGCGCGCACCGGCACGCGGGTGCGGTTCTGGCCGGACCCCCAGGTCTTCGTCAAGGGCGCCCGCTTCGAGCGCGACGGGCTGGTCGGCCGGCTGCGCCAGACCGCCCACCTCGTGCCCGGCCTCACGCTCGCCGTCACCGACCAGCGGGTCCAGGACGGCGGGGCGGGCGACGCCGCGGGTGACGGCCCCTGGCGCCAGGAGTTCCGCTTCGACGGCGGGATCGGCGAGTACGTCGACTACCTGGCCCGCGGGGAGGCCGTCGCCGGCACGTGGCGCCTGCAGGGCGCCGGCGAGTTCACCGAGACCGTCCCCGTCCTCGACGCGACCGGGCGGCTGGAGTCGCGCGAGGTCGACCGCGTGTGCGAGGTCGACGTCGCCCTGCAGTGGGGCACCGGCTACGAGACGACGGTCCGCTCGTTCGTCAACGTCGTGTCCACCCCCCACGGCGGCACCCACCTCGCGGGCTTCGAGCAGGCGCTGCTCAGGACGGTCCGCGCCCAGGTGCAGGCCAACGCCCGCCGCCTCAAGGTGGCCGCCAAGGACGGCTCGGAGCGCGTCGAGAAGGACGACGTCCTCGCCGGCCTCACCGCCGTCGTCGCCGTCCGGCTGCCCGAGCCGCAGTTCGAGGGGCAGACCAAGGAGGTGCTCGGCACCCCCGCGGTCCGGCAGATCGTCGCGAAGGTCGTCGAGCGCGAGCTCACGGAGCTGCTGACGAGCACCAAGCGGGAGCACAAGGCACCCGCGGCGGCGCTGCTCGACAAGGTCGTCGGGGAGATGCGGGCCCGGGTGGCCGCGCGCGTGCAGCGCGACAACCAGCGGCGCAAGAACGCGCTGGAGTCCTCGAGCCTCCCGGCCAAGCTCAAGGACTGCCGGAGCAACGACGTCGAGCGCAGCGAGCTGTTCATCGTCGAGGGCGACAGCGCCCTCGGCACCGCCATGAGCGCCCGCAGCTCGGAGTTCCAGGCGCTGCTGCCGATCCGCGGCAAGATCCTCAACGTCCAGAAGGCGTCGGTGGCGGACATGCTCCGCAACGCCGAGTGCGCCTCCATCATCCAGGTGATCGGCGGCGGGTCGGGGCGCACGTTCGACCTCGACGCCGTCCGCTACGGCCGCATCGTGATCATGACGGACGCCGACGTCGACGGTGCCCACATCCGCACGCTGCTGCTCACGCTGTTCTTCCGCTACATGCGCCCGCTCGTGGACGCGGGGCGCGTGTACGCGGCCGTGCCGCCGCTGCACCGCGTCGAGGTCGGCAGCGGGAAGGGCAAGGAGGTCCGCTACACGTACTCCGACGCCGAGCTGGCCCGCGTCGTGCGGGAGGCCGAGCGCAGGGGCAGGACGGTCAAGCAGCCCGTGCAGCGCTACAAGGGCCTCGGCGAGATGGACGCCCACCAGCTGTCGGAGACGACGATGGACGTGCGGCACCGGACGCTGCGCCGGGTCCGCGTGCAGGACGCCGAGGCCGCCGAGCGGGTCTTCGAGCTCCTCATGGGCTCCGAGGTCGCCCCGCGCAAGGACTTCATCGTCACCGAGGCCGACCGCCTCGACCGCGACCGCATCGACGCCTGA
- a CDS encoding GNAT family N-acetyltransferase: MAGIPSPVAGLTFRPSAREDAPGVHRVMVESYDVDRPQERETLADVEEQYDTPWWDAATDGLVAVDDTGAVRAYAQVIDRPGQVRTRQAFLFGAVAPPHRGQGVGRALLGWQVERGRERLADGARGDRPVFLRTFAEDHLADRNRLLGAAGFEARRWYTSMRRDLARPLPETDLPAGLRAVTPEAGDTDLLDRVRRTHNDAFAGHWGSEPFEPDDWRRRAVTGHGRRPDLSCAVLAEGGEVVAYQMSGTFPDDWEAQGFTEGWTDLLGVAEAHRGRGLGRWLLLDAMRRYAAEGLQYAGLGVDVDNPRALALYTGLGYEVRGRETSWVLDL, translated from the coding sequence GTGGCCGGCATCCCGAGCCCCGTCGCGGGGCTGACCTTCCGACCGAGCGCGCGCGAGGACGCCCCCGGCGTCCACCGGGTCATGGTCGAGTCCTACGACGTCGACCGCCCCCAGGAGCGCGAGACCCTCGCCGACGTCGAGGAGCAGTACGACACCCCGTGGTGGGACGCCGCGACCGACGGCCTCGTCGCCGTCGACGACACCGGCGCCGTCCGGGCGTACGCGCAGGTGATCGACCGCCCGGGGCAGGTCCGCACCCGGCAGGCGTTCCTGTTCGGCGCCGTCGCGCCCCCGCACCGTGGGCAGGGCGTCGGACGTGCCCTGCTCGGCTGGCAGGTGGAGCGGGGGAGGGAGCGGCTCGCCGACGGCGCCCGCGGGGACCGGCCGGTGTTCCTGCGCACCTTCGCCGAGGACCACCTCGCGGACAGGAACCGCCTGCTCGGGGCCGCCGGGTTCGAGGCGCGCCGCTGGTACACGTCGATGCGGCGCGACCTCGCCCGGCCCCTGCCCGAGACCGACCTGCCGGCGGGGCTGCGGGCCGTGACCCCCGAGGCCGGGGACACCGACCTCCTCGACCGCGTGCGCCGGACCCACAACGACGCCTTCGCCGGGCACTGGGGCAGCGAGCCGTTCGAGCCCGACGACTGGCGCCGGCGGGCCGTGACCGGCCACGGCCGCCGCCCCGACCTGTCGTGCGCCGTGCTCGCCGAGGGCGGCGAGGTCGTCGCCTACCAGATGAGCGGCACCTTCCCCGACGACTGGGAGGCGCAGGGGTTCACCGAGGGCTGGACGGACCTGCTCGGTGTCGCCGAGGCGCACCGCGGCCGCGGCCTCGGGCGCTGGCTGCTCCTCGACGCCATGCGGCGCTACGCCGCGGAGGGCCTGCAGTACGCCGGGCTCGGCGTCGACGTGGACAACCCGAGGGCGCTGGCGCTGTACACCGGCCTCGGCTACGAGGTCCGGGGACGCGAGACGAGCTGGGTCCTCGACCTCTGA
- a CDS encoding sucrase ferredoxin — MTGHLDPVDGRVEDRSGGDGAVRCSVLAAQEHEPVEATAPHAVAWVGVVVPGSWPQDALERLPEPVARALAAAPGVRPVLLRPVGRSGGGSALAGVVAGSSGEAVRTPPEDGVALVLAGTVPGRSWLRLVPEPEREAALTALGDPGGHALGELALGRDPGLGRREQRPAVLVCTNGARDVCCALSGRPAAALLRDRLREGAGGLLRRRRARALVWESSHLGGHRFAPTAALLPSGMLLGGLGPAPERLGDAVDEVLAGRTVADGYRGRSTYLPPEQAAEAAVRRHLGVTGTSAGPDDVRVDGSEPHPDGADGARLVFVRHSAGRTFRVRVERHVTDALRPASCGADPTPVVVWETEVDADAQTGAWLGV; from the coding sequence GTGACGGGGCACCTCGACCCGGTCGACGGCCGGGTCGAGGACCGCTCGGGCGGCGACGGCGCCGTGCGCTGCAGCGTGCTCGCCGCGCAGGAGCACGAGCCGGTGGAGGCGACCGCGCCGCACGCGGTCGCGTGGGTCGGCGTCGTCGTCCCGGGGTCCTGGCCCCAGGACGCGCTCGAGCGGCTGCCCGAGCCGGTCGCCCGCGCCCTGGCGGCGGCGCCGGGGGTCCGCCCGGTGCTGCTGCGACCGGTCGGCCGCAGCGGGGGCGGGTCGGCCCTGGCGGGGGTCGTCGCCGGCTCCTCCGGCGAGGCGGTCCGCACCCCGCCGGAGGACGGCGTGGCGCTCGTCCTCGCGGGGACGGTGCCGGGCCGGTCGTGGCTGCGGCTCGTGCCGGAGCCCGAGCGCGAGGCGGCCCTGACGGCCCTGGGCGACCCCGGTGGTCACGCGCTCGGCGAGCTCGCGCTCGGACGCGACCCGGGACTCGGTCGCCGCGAGCAGCGCCCGGCGGTCCTCGTGTGCACCAACGGCGCCCGCGACGTGTGCTGCGCGCTCAGCGGCCGGCCGGCCGCCGCCCTGCTGCGCGACCGGCTGCGGGAGGGTGCCGGGGGCCTGCTGCGGCGCCGGCGCGCGCGGGCGCTGGTGTGGGAGTCCTCGCACCTCGGCGGGCACCGCTTCGCCCCGACCGCCGCGCTGCTGCCGTCGGGGATGCTGCTCGGCGGTCTCGGCCCCGCACCGGAGCGGCTCGGCGACGCCGTCGACGAGGTCCTCGCGGGCCGGACGGTCGCCGACGGCTACCGCGGCCGCTCCACCTACCTCCCGCCGGAGCAGGCGGCCGAGGCGGCGGTCCGGCGGCACCTCGGGGTGACCGGAACGTCGGCCGGCCCCGACGACGTGCGCGTCGACGGCAGCGAGCCCCACCCCGACGGCGCCGACGGCGCGCGGCTCGTCTTCGTGCGCCACAGCGCCGGACGCACGTTCCGCGTCCGGGTCGAGCGGCACGTGACCGACGCGCTCCGGCCCGCCTCGTGCGGGGCGGACCCCACGCCCGTGGTCGTGTGGGAGACCGAGGTCGACGCCGACGCCCAGACGGGTGCGTGGCTCGGCGTGTGA